The following are encoded together in the Bactrocera neohumeralis isolate Rockhampton chromosome 6, APGP_CSIRO_Bneo_wtdbg2-racon-allhic-juicebox.fasta_v2, whole genome shotgun sequence genome:
- the LOC126762697 gene encoding putative odorant receptor 69a — translation MSFRAYDLKTFFEYPALAFKLACFEPFMCSGSQLGLRHRSWYRVQQVLYICGSITLVVNVSALVAGVFVPRATPEAELYSSSDSQVFEVLAVISYFCCGIYKMWTLFWRRHDILKVLEEFKDLFPSVAKQRRFAELNESEKGQIGSVGTYRLRYYEEKSRASMRRLTRFIIHCYIYYNSIPILQLCYAFVTHQEKIMYRAQANTWYPWHNHNDHSSFIGFMAAFLTQAIAEYICIVFIVCSDNLFCFFTTQILMHFNYLSSALSALDASAPNALLQLKALISYHNQLLRLVVRINSIFNLTFTLDLIITTFAISLMGLTMVLVNLTSAVMFSAGFSFFLILGYLFCKNGDELIRETMKISPAIFYSNWYEGSYEYRRLIIFFIMRTKAPCEFQAYGYTSLSMETYMRILKLSYQLFTSFRAIE, via the exons ATGTCCTTTCGTGCTTACGATCTGAAAACGTTCTTTGAATATCCAGCACTCGCCTTCAAGTTGGCTTGTTTCGAGCCATTCATGTGTAGTGGCAGCCAGCTTGGCCTTCGGCACAGATCTTGGTATCGCGTACAGCAAGTGCTATACATATGCGGCTCAATCACGTTGGTTGTGAACGTTTCCGCACTTGTCGCTGGTGTTTTTGTGCCACGTGCAACCCCGGAGGCAGAGTTGTATTCGAGCAGCGATTCGCAAGTATTTGAAGTACTTGCGGTAATTTCATACTTTTGTTGTGGCATTTACAAGATGTGGACCCTCTTTTGGCGGCGCCATGATATTCTCAAAGTACTGGAAGAATTCAAGGATCTATTTCCGAGTGTAGCTAAACAGAGGAGATTCGCAGAGTTGAATGAGTCTGAGAAGGGTCAGATTGGTT CCGTTGGCACCTATCGACTTCGTTATTATGAAGAAAAGTCACGCGCTAGCATGAGACGTCTCACACGTTTCATAATACACTGCTACATCTACTACAATTCCATACCGATTCTCCAGCTGTGCTATGCGTTTGTGACACATCAGGAGAAGATTATGTACAGAGCTCAAGCGAATACCTGGTATCCGTGGCACAATCACAATGATCACTCCTCGTTCATCGGCTTCATGGCCGCATTTCTGACCCAAGCGATTGCGGAGTATATCTGCATTGTTTTCATAGTGTGTAGTGATAATCTTTTCTGCTTTTTCACCACGCAAATCCTGATGCACTTCAATTATCTGTCCAGTGCCTTGAGTGCGTTGGACGCCAGTGCGCCGAATGCGCTTCTACAATTGAAAGCCCTCATCAGCTATCACAATCAATTGTTGCG TCTCGTTGTGCGCATTAATTCCATATTCAACTTGACTTTCACCTTGGACTTAATAATCACCACTTTTGCGATTTCTttaatgggcttgactatggtgttgGTCAACCTCACTAGTGCGGTGATGTTTTCGGCAGGCTTCTCTTTCTTCCTGATTCTCGGTTATCTATTTTGTAAGAACGGCGATGAACTCATAAGAGAG ACCATGAAGATAAGTCCAGCAATTTTCTATAGCAACTGGTATGAGGGTTCCTACGAGTATCGTCGCCTGATTATCTTCTTCATAATGCGCACAAAAGCCCCCTGCGAATTTCAAGCCTACGGTTATACGTCACTTTCAATGGAGACTTATATGAGG aTCTTGAAGCTTTCTTATCAGCTCTTCACATCTTTTCGAGCCATTGAGTAG